One Fibrobacter sp. UWB2 DNA window includes the following coding sequences:
- a CDS encoding sigma-54 dependent transcriptional regulator, which yields MKTKITLLTWMAVNNDPNALESLLKKLGQKYDVEKVIYLYQKEYAEKLEKVKPLSSAINPVEVNVKNPTAHKEIYEIIKREILPMVNDEPNLFINVSSGTPAMHSVWLILYAGGVFPDGTRLVSSQINRKTGGTTCDNVDFPIDTYLSELRRYEKENPKEAIYKPEYVKSEARKKALEQIRVYASIQSVPMLLLGERGIGKSRLVESVVSKIKKKDVVSVACGTLDSNLAESAMFGHKKGSFTGATADKKGYFGEADGKILFLDEIQDLPKGVQRKLLRTLQDKKHRYRIVGDDKESTADVELVCASNLTDSELRKKLDPDFYDRISFYRVVIPPLRECREDIETDWNEVWKTVRLDSSPKDAPMDKYLEKYFKTSRLSGNFRTLQSIAYQFIAWNGKKTIEEILKDLPADDSPNGTFDIGEFSEFQNLNWKEATKLFQQKLAKYSCDKYGTQEAAAQKLECTSKTLQNAMK from the coding sequence ATGAAAACGAAAATCACATTGCTCACTTGGATGGCTGTCAATAACGATCCTAATGCTTTAGAATCGTTGTTGAAAAAGTTGGGTCAAAAATATGACGTTGAAAAGGTTATATACCTTTACCAAAAGGAATATGCCGAAAAACTGGAAAAAGTAAAGCCGCTTAGTTCGGCTATAAATCCGGTAGAGGTGAATGTCAAGAATCCGACTGCGCATAAAGAGATTTATGAAATCATAAAGCGAGAAATTCTCCCGATGGTGAATGATGAACCGAATTTGTTCATCAATGTGTCTTCAGGTACGCCTGCAATGCATTCTGTTTGGCTTATTCTGTATGCGGGAGGCGTTTTTCCCGATGGAACGCGACTAGTTTCTTCACAAATTAATCGCAAGACTGGGGGGACGACTTGTGATAATGTTGATTTTCCGATAGATACTTATTTAAGTGAACTCCGTAGGTATGAAAAGGAAAATCCGAAAGAGGCGATTTATAAACCGGAGTATGTAAAATCTGAGGCTCGCAAAAAAGCTTTAGAGCAAATTCGTGTTTACGCAAGCATTCAGAGTGTGCCGATGCTTTTGCTGGGAGAACGTGGCATTGGCAAAAGTCGTTTGGTTGAATCTGTTGTTTCGAAGATTAAGAAAAAAGATGTTGTTTCGGTTGCTTGTGGAACATTGGATTCTAATCTAGCGGAATCTGCGATGTTTGGTCATAAAAAGGGTTCTTTTACTGGTGCTACGGCTGACAAAAAGGGCTATTTTGGAGAGGCTGACGGCAAAATCCTTTTTTTGGATGAAATCCAGGATTTGCCGAAAGGTGTACAACGCAAGTTGCTTCGAACATTGCAGGATAAAAAACATCGCTATCGCATTGTGGGCGATGATAAAGAATCTACGGCGGATGTGGAGCTTGTATGTGCTTCAAACCTAACAGACTCTGAATTACGGAAGAAGTTAGATCCCGATTTTTATGACCGAATTAGTTTCTATCGGGTGGTAATACCGCCTTTGCGGGAATGTCGCGAAGACATTGAGACGGACTGGAATGAAGTTTGGAAAACAGTCCGCTTGGATAGCTCTCCGAAGGATGCTCCCATGGATAAGTATCTTGAAAAATATTTCAAGACTTCTAGATTGTCGGGAAATTTCCGAACATTGCAGTCTATTGCTTATCAGTTTATTGCATGGAATGGCAAAAAGACGATTGAGGAAATCCTGAAAGATCTTCCTGCGGATGACTCTCCGAATGGAACTTTTGATATTGGAGAATTTTCAGAATTCCAAAATTTGAATTGGAAAGAGGCGACCAAGCTTTTTCAGCAGAAACTTGCCAAGTATTCATGTGATAAGTATGGAACTCAGGAAGCTGCTGCTCAAAAGCTTGAATGTACCTCAAAGACATTGCAAAATGCGATGAAGTGA
- a CDS encoding DUF2357 domain-containing protein produces MSVELCTIYKQIAAGNGKEYELLFSIVGLFSSVMEFDPVTDDPLPVTVDDVLYGLSSVNAEKCDWQNDRLQHVVCFVSTAVRNLIDLLHEKNIREHRITRPEQVREVDSRSMMWLAKKPGFTVKQKIASEQRMMGVYHTTSLDTAENRLFKVFMQNLEDVLLEKENACYKCGLSISEDFERFVSTVHQWLKSDEALLIGKWNNTPPNNTLLNDKNYRKIWKAHLMLRNLNDQVQYDLDHLESLKKSACFWLFVAKMNRYNDVRFQQRVLFPDSMSLSLMPEKTALVGYMKTSSWGKIKYTLDDFSIPQISEVTQLFSFAEDKCNSLLPNKAFAVPEKFVNGDVKLTEVAAVDLSTVLPSYTFGNGSKGRFSQKLVHQSQCVKDIWYPCSSAHSKLIYTKSKDYKTFSIHSIFNAKLLPDSDSDDNKSYVEKACSSFAKTIKGELCCGKCLYVTSDDVDDFSPSVNAFKFSMNSTFSNTEILPRSIAILFTKLQDIQKNFHEGDVISVRMIYEDYEIKSKIRVNYDKELAKENPETKGFVFQRLSVTREDVKKIIPPKNVPKNMEHLLTSLDANLLKDSFSVDEFHFESKTSFQKITAAKKEIVFYADDDSSVGAVEYDCLQKITPDIPLWLDVLPKLSMVDSTGKEYVLVEPEIVSIRPVVGRPVDIKIPWKFSFPIGKEFYEFPLAQGANKESSKYFAFIKDSSLPLERETTCRLKLTYTYGNPLPYNLEFIPISETAEFKSVSVKWENKSHKDYIHDMPVPNFVREYTWADMRAVKKRDLEKKSNLIDEWLPKEYSKIIYSGTFTLLRTFSPKPTFSSQNDNKSAFFFHISRLNRDAICFIDNRQHPQVGCKVWCCLMETRKGIQGVDPHVVGRNWNKTEFTKSLRFPAIMVWNNGRSIEDEACPIVFREGTKKVLEKLKNILQEEKLPTCVANEFMFFLSCMHKDIPDWFYPYLTNVLDNVSDYFDYPNWIAYALGDCSTEWQNDLLERTFSLLEDPKKAEYAIRILAVALWRVNSFVFNLTSYDARVLVTAIQKQFDDLKNNQLKAAVSPKLKKQKNLNDNRLYSACLECLIALCRLRKKKNGKDADSNMLSALSPVANPYVKSIVENMKSIKCEIKTFLTFDIERSPDDHTPELLYAAHGYLSGLIDSNAIKVLEADFNE; encoded by the coding sequence ATGTCGGTAGAGCTTTGTACAATATATAAGCAGATCGCTGCGGGAAATGGAAAAGAGTATGAACTTCTGTTTTCTATAGTAGGATTGTTCTCATCAGTAATGGAGTTTGACCCTGTTACAGATGATCCTCTCCCTGTTACAGTTGATGATGTTTTGTACGGCCTTTCTTCTGTCAATGCAGAAAAGTGCGATTGGCAGAATGACCGCTTGCAACATGTCGTGTGCTTTGTTTCTACCGCTGTTCGCAATTTGATTGATTTGCTTCATGAAAAAAATATTCGTGAGCACCGGATTACACGCCCTGAACAAGTACGTGAAGTTGATAGCCGAAGCATGATGTGGCTTGCTAAAAAGCCTGGCTTTACTGTAAAACAAAAAATTGCGTCTGAACAGCGCATGATGGGGGTGTATCATACAACAAGCCTTGATACTGCTGAAAATCGCCTGTTCAAGGTCTTTATGCAAAATTTAGAGGACGTTCTTTTAGAGAAGGAAAATGCTTGCTATAAGTGTGGACTTTCCATAAGTGAGGACTTTGAACGTTTTGTATCAACGGTACACCAATGGCTGAAAAGTGATGAGGCTTTGCTGATAGGCAAGTGGAACAACACTCCTCCAAACAATACCCTTCTCAACGATAAGAATTATCGCAAAATCTGGAAAGCTCACTTGATGCTTCGGAATTTGAATGATCAAGTTCAATATGATTTAGACCATCTTGAATCGTTAAAAAAGTCAGCATGTTTTTGGCTTTTTGTGGCGAAAATGAATCGCTATAATGATGTTCGGTTTCAACAAAGGGTCCTTTTTCCTGATAGTATGTCACTGAGCTTGATGCCGGAAAAAACGGCTCTTGTCGGGTACATGAAAACTTCGTCTTGGGGAAAGATTAAATACACTTTGGACGATTTCAGCATTCCTCAAATTTCGGAGGTGACGCAATTATTTTCATTTGCAGAAGATAAATGTAATAGTCTATTGCCGAATAAAGCGTTTGCGGTTCCTGAAAAATTTGTCAATGGTGATGTGAAATTGACAGAGGTTGCCGCTGTTGACCTTAGCACGGTTTTACCTTCTTATACTTTTGGAAATGGATCTAAAGGGCGCTTTTCACAAAAGCTTGTTCATCAGTCTCAATGTGTCAAGGATATTTGGTATCCCTGTTCTTCGGCTCATTCAAAATTGATTTATACAAAATCAAAGGATTATAAGACTTTTTCGATTCATTCCATTTTTAATGCTAAATTGTTGCCGGATTCGGATTCTGATGATAATAAGAGTTATGTGGAAAAAGCGTGTAGCAGTTTTGCAAAAACCATAAAGGGTGAATTGTGTTGTGGCAAATGCCTTTATGTCACCAGTGACGATGTAGATGATTTCTCGCCGAGTGTGAATGCTTTTAAGTTTAGCATGAATTCGACGTTCTCGAATACGGAAATTTTACCAAGGAGTATTGCTATCCTGTTTACCAAATTGCAGGATATTCAAAAGAATTTCCATGAGGGCGATGTAATCTCGGTAAGGATGATTTATGAAGACTATGAAATAAAGTCTAAAATACGAGTTAATTACGATAAGGAACTAGCAAAGGAAAATCCTGAAACAAAAGGTTTTGTATTCCAGCGTTTGTCTGTGACGAGAGAAGATGTCAAAAAAATAATCCCGCCAAAAAATGTTCCGAAAAATATGGAACACTTGTTGACTTCGCTAGATGCAAACTTGTTAAAAGATTCATTTTCTGTTGATGAATTCCATTTTGAATCTAAAACTTCATTTCAAAAAATAACAGCAGCGAAAAAAGAGATTGTCTTTTATGCCGATGACGACTCGTCTGTAGGGGCGGTTGAATACGATTGTTTGCAGAAAATTACTCCTGATATTCCTTTGTGGCTAGATGTTCTGCCAAAGCTCAGTATGGTTGATTCTACAGGAAAGGAATATGTTCTTGTAGAACCTGAAATAGTTTCCATTCGTCCTGTTGTTGGTAGACCGGTAGATATTAAAATTCCGTGGAAATTCAGTTTCCCTATAGGTAAAGAATTCTACGAGTTTCCGCTTGCGCAGGGGGCGAATAAAGAATCTTCGAAGTATTTTGCGTTTATAAAGGATTCTTCGTTGCCTCTTGAACGAGAAACAACATGCCGCTTAAAGTTGACTTATACGTATGGAAATCCGCTTCCGTATAATTTGGAATTTATTCCGATTTCAGAAACTGCGGAATTTAAGTCGGTATCCGTGAAGTGGGAAAATAAGTCGCATAAGGATTATATCCACGATATGCCTGTGCCGAATTTTGTTCGAGAATATACTTGGGCGGATATGCGGGCGGTGAAAAAACGTGATTTAGAAAAAAAATCAAATTTGATTGACGAATGGTTGCCTAAGGAATATTCAAAAATTATATACTCTGGAACTTTTACTCTTCTGCGTACTTTTTCTCCAAAACCAACATTTTCAAGCCAGAATGATAATAAAAGTGCGTTCTTTTTTCATATAAGTCGTCTAAATAGGGATGCCATTTGTTTCATCGATAATAGGCAACATCCTCAAGTCGGATGTAAAGTCTGGTGCTGTTTGATGGAAACGCGTAAAGGAATTCAAGGGGTTGATCCTCATGTTGTTGGACGTAATTGGAATAAGACTGAATTTACAAAATCTCTCAGATTCCCGGCCATAATGGTATGGAATAACGGCAGAAGTATTGAAGATGAGGCTTGTCCCATAGTGTTCCGTGAGGGTACTAAAAAAGTACTAGAAAAATTGAAGAATATTTTGCAAGAAGAAAAACTCCCTACATGTGTAGCAAATGAATTTATGTTTTTCTTGTCTTGTATGCATAAAGATATTCCAGATTGGTTTTATCCGTATCTGACAAATGTTCTAGATAACGTCTCAGATTATTTTGATTATCCAAACTGGATTGCTTACGCACTTGGAGACTGTTCTACGGAATGGCAAAATGATTTATTAGAGCGGACATTCTCGTTGCTTGAGGACCCTAAAAAGGCGGAATACGCAATAAGGATTTTAGCGGTTGCGTTATGGCGTGTAAATAGCTTTGTCTTCAATTTGACATCGTATGATGCTAGAGTCCTTGTTACTGCAATCCAAAAGCAGTTTGATGATTTGAAAAATAATCAGCTAAAGGCTGCGGTGTCACCAAAGCTAAAAAAGCAAAAAAATCTGAATGATAATCGATTGTATTCTGCATGTTTAGAATGCTTGATTGCGCTATGTCGCTTGCGTAAAAAGAAAAATGGCAAAGATGCTGATAGTAATATGCTGTCCGCCCTTTCTCCTGTTGCAAATCCGTATGTAAAAAGCATTGTTGAAAACATGAAGTCCATAAAATGTGAAATTAAGACTTTTCTTACATTTGATATTGAACGCTCGCCTGATGACCATACCCCAGAATTGTTATATGCTGCACATGGATATTTGTCTGGATTGATTGATTCTAATGCCATTAAGGTTTTGGAAGCTGATTTTAACGAATGA
- a CDS encoding phosphoribosyltransferase, with protein sequence MINALTEAKNNESINELIAICKSDSNVIGASLRHAHYRLGFALTSAFKQDFHNSVAVCFMRGGLPFSMGIADALDCPIVFFDDKTSPNFFQDNQELLKGKQVLLIDSVINSGKSMIKAIESLNGISSDIKIMTNVLCYKAVEKFSTLDTYTVRISGNSFKGSNVKVQSGNKGPDTGDRLFKTQLF encoded by the coding sequence ATGATTAACGCATTGACCGAAGCCAAGAACAACGAAAGCATCAACGAATTGATTGCTATCTGCAAAAGCGACTCCAACGTCATTGGAGCAAGCCTGCGCCACGCCCACTACCGTTTGGGTTTTGCGCTCACGTCCGCCTTCAAGCAGGACTTCCACAACTCCGTCGCCGTCTGCTTTATGCGAGGAGGCCTCCCCTTCTCCATGGGTATCGCTGACGCCCTGGATTGTCCTATCGTCTTTTTCGACGACAAAACATCTCCCAACTTTTTCCAAGACAACCAAGAACTGTTGAAGGGAAAGCAAGTCCTCTTGATCGACTCCGTCATCAATTCCGGCAAATCCATGATCAAAGCTATCGAAAGCCTGAACGGGATTTCTAGTGACATCAAGATTATGACCAACGTTCTCTGCTATAAGGCTGTAGAAAAGTTCAGCACGCTGGACACCTATACAGTGCGTATTTCAGGGAATTCCTTCAAGGGCTCAAACGTTAAAGTTCAAAGTGGAAATAAAGGCCCAGATACAGGCGATCGACTGTTCAAGACACAGTTATTCTAG
- a CDS encoding chromosome partitioning protein ParA: MSEEKDYTKEENVYSKEDVKKLLDASKKKIDEQKNQITDLNNQLENYKSREASIPTEEEIKAFNEQKADVVARKIALNAQEEAFKKIEASLVAASHDLAQKKAELFKDAEKLAADLHEKRINETKEEIQKMRNSATEYCETLREDAKKAAEKIQSEANDFAEKIRLSAKTEYDRIVNDAKGKANGIIDAAKVDTENLKNQIEKLKKENAELSGKNTELDAQNKALCEDKQGLVNELKQQKAEFDKTTATYEKTMANFETLRVQLESSGKNVDEFSKKIAEMDTREQELNAKNDDLDGRDRIVSFKEKRNDVKSKGLDEREKNIDNDVEKRYSEILADKDRKIKRIEEEAASLRNSIHANESIVAKFEDLKAEFDGKNPAEILLDYQRVKQELALALEKVNNTPSYTLQKTAADLAEEKEKLVERENAVAEKILQSGALHSQLTQALAEKDSLGQRIDALEKDKKIVEDQLTRLRSTYENPAERDDRIKAINEPLIKEHLDRNKSADIKETEWLKGINDKIEQSGFHFSNRILKAFHTALKTSEMSPLTVLAGVSGTGKSELPRLYSRFGGINFLSMPVEPNWDCQEAMLGYYNSIDNCFEPTDMLRLLAQSQRNVDDQQGLNDVMTMILLDEMNLANVELYFADFLSKLETRRGLKENDRSFPFIGVKIGSKMADFPLRLGRNVLWTGTMNNDETTKTLSDKVLDRGIVINFPRPKTLIRSRKNSVLAEPAPLLLKSNWSSWQNAVDFEDNLINGYKEKIEQINEQLGKAGRALGHRVWQSIENYMSLYPDVIAAESDSSRKHAMDNAFEDQLVQKVMPKLRGLETRGTQKDVLDAIKGIIPETLHEDFKNAVEQNYGQFIWTTSGYLLRDDVSNDPQNAKDSAEAKQD, translated from the coding sequence ATGTCTGAAGAAAAAGATTATACAAAAGAAGAGAATGTTTACTCTAAGGAAGATGTCAAAAAACTTCTTGATGCATCAAAGAAAAAAATTGATGAACAGAAAAATCAAATCACGGATTTGAATAATCAGCTTGAAAATTACAAGTCCCGCGAAGCGTCTATCCCGACGGAAGAAGAAATTAAGGCCTTTAATGAGCAAAAGGCTGATGTCGTGGCTCGTAAAATTGCGCTTAATGCCCAAGAAGAGGCTTTTAAAAAGATTGAGGCATCGCTTGTCGCAGCTTCTCACGATCTTGCGCAGAAGAAGGCTGAACTTTTTAAGGATGCCGAAAAGCTCGCTGCTGACTTGCATGAAAAGCGTATCAATGAAACCAAAGAAGAAATTCAGAAAATGCGCAATTCTGCAACAGAATACTGTGAAACGTTGCGTGAAGACGCGAAAAAGGCTGCTGAAAAAATTCAGAGTGAAGCTAATGACTTTGCCGAAAAAATTCGCTTGAGTGCAAAAACGGAATATGACCGCATTGTCAATGACGCTAAAGGCAAGGCTAATGGAATTATTGATGCTGCAAAAGTTGATACTGAAAATTTAAAAAATCAAATTGAAAAATTGAAAAAAGAAAATGCGGAACTTTCTGGAAAGAATACGGAACTTGATGCCCAAAATAAAGCTCTCTGTGAAGATAAACAAGGCCTTGTCAATGAGTTAAAACAGCAAAAAGCTGAATTCGACAAGACTACTGCTACTTATGAAAAGACGATGGCGAATTTTGAAACTCTCAGGGTTCAGCTTGAATCGAGTGGAAAGAATGTTGATGAATTCTCGAAGAAAATTGCTGAGATGGATACTCGCGAGCAGGAACTCAACGCCAAAAACGATGATTTGGACGGACGTGATCGTATTGTTTCCTTTAAAGAAAAACGTAATGATGTCAAATCTAAGGGTCTTGATGAAAGAGAAAAAAATATTGATAATGATGTAGAAAAACGTTATTCTGAAATCCTTGCTGATAAGGATCGCAAGATTAAACGGATTGAAGAAGAAGCTGCATCTTTGCGTAATTCTATCCATGCTAATGAAAGCATTGTTGCAAAATTCGAAGACCTTAAGGCTGAATTTGACGGCAAAAATCCTGCGGAAATCCTTTTGGATTACCAGCGCGTAAAGCAGGAACTTGCCCTTGCTTTAGAAAAGGTCAATAATACACCGTCTTATACGTTGCAGAAAACTGCGGCTGATTTGGCAGAAGAAAAAGAAAAGCTTGTAGAACGTGAAAATGCTGTTGCGGAAAAGATTCTTCAGAGTGGGGCTTTGCATAGTCAGCTTACACAAGCTTTAGCAGAAAAGGATTCTTTGGGTCAGAGGATTGACGCTCTTGAAAAAGACAAAAAAATTGTGGAAGACCAGCTTACTCGTCTTCGCTCGACTTATGAAAATCCTGCAGAACGTGATGACCGTATCAAGGCTATCAATGAACCGTTGATTAAGGAACATTTAGACCGTAATAAATCGGCGGATATTAAGGAAACGGAATGGCTTAAGGGCATTAATGATAAGATTGAACAAAGCGGGTTCCATTTCTCGAACCGTATTCTTAAAGCTTTCCATACGGCTCTTAAAACTTCTGAAATGTCTCCGCTTACGGTGCTTGCAGGCGTGAGCGGTACGGGTAAGTCGGAACTTCCGCGTCTTTACTCCCGCTTTGGCGGTATCAATTTCCTTTCGATGCCTGTGGAACCGAACTGGGATTGTCAGGAAGCAATGCTTGGTTATTACAACTCGATTGATAATTGCTTTGAACCGACGGATATGCTCCGTTTGCTGGCGCAGTCTCAGCGTAATGTTGATGATCAGCAGGGGCTTAATGATGTCATGACGATGATCCTCTTGGATGAAATGAATCTTGCGAACGTTGAACTTTATTTTGCGGACTTTTTGAGTAAGCTTGAGACTCGTCGTGGCCTTAAGGAAAATGATCGCTCGTTCCCGTTTATTGGTGTGAAAATCGGAAGCAAAATGGCTGATTTTCCGCTTCGTTTGGGACGCAATGTTCTTTGGACGGGTACGATGAATAACGACGAAACGACAAAGACTCTTTCGGACAAGGTTCTTGACCGCGGAATCGTGATTAATTTCCCGCGTCCCAAAACGTTAATCCGTTCTAGGAAAAATAGCGTCCTTGCAGAACCTGCACCACTTCTGTTGAAATCCAATTGGAGCTCTTGGCAGAATGCGGTTGATTTTGAAGACAACCTCATTAATGGCTACAAGGAAAAAATCGAACAGATTAACGAACAGCTTGGAAAGGCGGGACGTGCCTTGGGCCATCGTGTCTGGCAGTCTATTGAAAACTATATGTCGCTTTATCCTGACGTCATTGCTGCTGAAAGTGATTCGTCTCGTAAGCATGCTATGGATAACGCGTTTGAAGATCAGTTGGTGCAGAAGGTGATGCCTAAGCTTCGCGGTCTTGAAACTCGCGGTACGCAGAAAGATGTGCTGGATGCGATTAAAGGCATTATTCCTGAAACTCTTCATGAAGACTTCAAGAATGCGGTAGAACAGAATTATGGTCAGTTTATTTGGACAACATCTGGTTATTTGCTGCGTGACGATGTTTCGAATGATCCGCAGAATGCAAAAGATTCTGCTGAGGCAAAACAAGACTAA